One stretch of Punica granatum isolate Tunisia-2019 chromosome 5, ASM765513v2, whole genome shotgun sequence DNA includes these proteins:
- the LOC116209234 gene encoding thioredoxin O1, mitochondrial isoform X1, with translation MRSRVLRRLINAGGARSARQVAVIGGSGRTLISSCPLRSVLPPTHVSGPAISTSSSFASLFHVRTFSSSSAGNVCLIQSEEQFSSALNKIQDESSPAILYFTAVWCPPCRFMSPVLEELSGKYPHVTTYKIDIDQKGIEDKLSELRIDSVPRLHFFKDGKKVDEIIGADIERLKYTMERLYE, from the exons ATGAGGAGCAGGGTCCTACGTCGGCTGATTAATGCCGGAGGAGCACGCTCGGCAAGGCAGGTCGCTGTCATCGGCGGCAGCGGGAGAACCCTTATCTCTTCTTGCCCCCTTCGCTCTGTACTACCTCCGACGCATGTCTCCGGCCCCGCCATTTCTACTTCGTCGTCCTTTGCTTCTTTGTTTCATGTCCGAACGTTCTCCTCCTCGTCTGCAG GAAACGTTTGCTTGATACAGTCAGAGGAACAGTTCTCTAGTGCACTAAACAAAATTCAAG ATGAGTCTTCACCTGCAATATTATATTTCACTGCAGTGTGGTGTCCTCCTT GCAGGTTTATGTCTCCGGTCCTTGAAGAATTGAGTGGGAAGTATCCTCATGTGACCACATATAAGATTGACATTGATCAG AAAGGCATTGAAGACAAATTATCTGAGCTGAGGATTGACTCAGTG CCAAGACTTCATTTTTTCAAGGATGGAAAGAAGGTGGATGAAATAATTGGTGCTGATATTGAACGCCTGAAGTATACTATGGAAAGACTATACGAGTAG
- the LOC116208323 gene encoding urease accessory protein D has product METGTKSGEVRVEKVGGKSMVTKCFSKYPLKFIIPKKAGPSKTDSVWIYSLTYGGGIVSGDVISSGLYVGDGSTTVLTTQASTKVYKSLGSKCSEQLFEAEIGSDALLVVIPDPVTCFSTARYSQKQVFRVVPGSSLVLVDWITSGRHESGEVWDFNLYKSTNNIFFSDGQPLFLDTVLLEQGGIAPLAERMQDYRVIAMVVLLGPKLRHVQIRIQEDVKTMMSGQLRVSFSSLNCRKKPNPHNTSPDKPALVASCSAFGPKRVGVVVRIASMTTESVYSFLRHQLEDLEPLIGLSPYC; this is encoded by the exons atgGAAACAGGCACAAAATCGGGGGAAGTGAGAGTGGAGAAAGTGGGAGGGAAGTCAATGGTGACCAAATGCTTTTCCAAGTATCCCCTCAAATTCATCATCCCCAAAAAG GCGGGTCCTTCGAAGACCGATTCCGTGTGGATTTACAGCCTCACCTATGGCGGCGGCATTGTCTCC GGGGATGTTATTTCGTCTGGGCTATACGTCGGAGACGGTTCCACCACTGTCCTGACTACTCAAGCTTCTACTAAG GTCTACAAGTCTCTCGGATCAAAATGCTCCGAGCAGCTTTTCGAG GCAGAAATTGGAAGTGATGCCCTCTTGGTCGTGATTCCAGATCCAGTGACCTGCTTTTCCACGGCAAGGTACTCGCAGAAGCAAGTGTTTAGAGTCGTTCCAGGGTCCAGCTTAGTTCTAGTGGATTGGATTACTAGTGGACGGCATGAGAGTGGAGAAGTATGGGATTTCAATCTTTATAAGAGCACCAACAACATATTCTTTTCGGACGGCCAACCTTTGTTTCTTGATACG GTGCTGCTAGAGCAAGGAGGAATTGCTCCTCTAGCAGAACGCATGCAGGACTACCGAGTTATTGCAATGGTCGTACTCTTGGG GCCAAAGCTCAGGCACGTTCAAATCCGAATACAAGAAGATGTGAAGACAATGATGTCTGGGCAACTACGAGTTTCTTTCTCCTCACTGAACTGTCGGAAGAAACCGAACCCACACAACACATCACCTGACAAACCCGCCCTTGTAGCTTCTTGCAGTGCTTTTGGCCCCAAG CGAGTAGGAGTGGTTGTTAGAATAGCATCTATGACAACTGAATCAGTGTACAGTTTTCTGCGGCATCAGCTGGAGGACTTGGAACCATTGATTGGGCTGTCACCTTATTGCTGA
- the LOC116208322 gene encoding UDP-N-acetylglucosamine diphosphorylase 1 isoform X2, whose product MGLKAISQGKLAVLLLAGGQGTRLGSSDPKGCFNIGLPSGKSLFQIQAERILCVQKLASQDINEDSTGCLPIHWYIMTSPFTNEATRKYFETHKYFGLSADQITFFQQGTIPCVSKDGRFIMETPVKVAKAPDGNGGVYSALKSKRLLEDMAARGVKYIDCYGVDNALVRVADPSFLGYCIDKGISAAAKVVRKAYPQEKVGVFVRRGKGGPLTVVEYSELDTNLASEINQETGRLRFCWSNICLHMFTLDFLKQVADGLEKDSIYHLAEKKIPSIHGQTVGLKLEQFIFDAFPYAPSTALFEVLREEEFAPVKNANGSSFDTPDSARLLVLRLHTRWVVAAGGFVTHSVPLYSTGVEVSPLRSYTGENLEALCRGRTFHAPCEITC is encoded by the exons ATGGGGCTCAAGGCCATCTCTCAGGGAAAGTTGGCCGTCTTGCTTCTTGCTGGTGGTCAG ggaactcgactcggAAGTTCAGACCCAAAGGGATGCTTCA ATATAGGGCTTCCATCTGGGAAGTCCCTTTTCCAAATTCAAGCTGAGAGAATTTTATGTGTGCAAAAGTTAGCTTCTCAAGATATAAATGAAG ATTCTACTGGTTGTCTACCCATACATTGGTACATAATGACCAGCCCATTTACCAATGAGGCCACCCgtaaatattttgaaactcACAAATACTTCGGTCTTTCAGCAGACCAA ATTACCTTCTTCCAGCAAGGTACCATCCCATGTGTTTCGAAAGATGGTAGGTTCATCATGGAGACTCCAGTCAAG GTAGCTAAAGCACCAGATGGTAATGGAGGAGTATATTCAG CTCTGAAATCCAAAAGACTACTAGAAGATATGGCCGCTAGAGGGGTCAAATATATAGACTGCTATGGAGTCGATAATGCCCTT GTTCGTGTTGCTGATCCCTCCTTCTTGGGTTATTGCATAGACAAGGGCATATCCGCTGCAGCTAAAGTTGTTCGGAAG GCTTACCCTCAAGAGAAGGTTGGGGTGTTTGTTAGACGAGGCAAAGGTGGCCCACTTACTGTGGTGGAGTATAGTGAGCTTGACACAAACCTGGCTTCTGAAATCAATCAAGAAACTGGACGGCTTCGCTTTTGCTGGAGTAAT ATTTGCTTGCATATGTTCACTTTGGATTTTCTCAAGCAAGTTGCAGACGGCCTCGAGAAAGATAGCAT ATATCATTTAGCTGAGAAGAAGATCCCTTCAATACATGGACAAACAGTGGGTCTAAAGTTAGAGCAGTTCATATTTGATGCCTTTCCATATGCTCCCTCCACTGCTCTTTTCGAG GTGTTACGGGAGGAAGAATTTGCACCCGTGAAAAATGCCAATGGGTCAAGTTTTGATACACCAGACAGTGCTCGGCTGCTCGTCCTCCGACTCCACACTCGGTGGGTAGTTGCTGCCGGTGGTTTTGTGACGCATTCAGTTCCCCTATACTCCACTG GTGTGGAGGTATCCCCACTTCGTTCATATACAGGAGAGAACCTGGAGGCTCTCTGCCGTGGAAGAACATTTCATGCCCCTTGTGAGATTACATGTTAA
- the LOC116208322 gene encoding UDP-N-acetylglucosamine diphosphorylase 2 isoform X1, whose product MGELMPLPATTTGVDLNAAFPPVALMERLKDYGQEDALAHWPQLSPRERQLLLHDLQSLDLPRIDRIIRCSLTSQGLPIAAIEPVPQSNVSTLEERTAEERERWWKMGLKAISQGKLAVLLLAGGQGTRLGSSDPKGCFNIGLPSGKSLFQIQAERILCVQKLASQDINEDSTGCLPIHWYIMTSPFTNEATRKYFETHKYFGLSADQITFFQQGTIPCVSKDGRFIMETPVKVAKAPDGNGGVYSALKSKRLLEDMAARGVKYIDCYGVDNALVRVADPSFLGYCIDKGISAAAKVVRKAYPQEKVGVFVRRGKGGPLTVVEYSELDTNLASEINQETGRLRFCWSNICLHMFTLDFLKQVADGLEKDSIYHLAEKKIPSIHGQTVGLKLEQFIFDAFPYAPSTALFEVLREEEFAPVKNANGSSFDTPDSARLLVLRLHTRWVVAAGGFVTHSVPLYSTGVEVSPLRSYTGENLEALCRGRTFHAPCEITC is encoded by the exons ATGGGGGAACTGATGCCGTTGCCGGCGACGACGACCGGGGTCGATCTCAACGCGGCCTTCCCGCCGGTGGCGCTGATGGAGAGGCTCAAGGACTACGGTCAAGAGGACGCCCTTGCCCACTGGCCGCAGCTCTCCCCTCGCGAGCGCCAACTCCTCCTCCACGACCTCCAG AGTTTGGATCTCCCACGGATTGATCGGATCATTCGATGTTCCCTCACTTCGCAAG GATTGCCGATTGCTGCAATCGAGCCGGTGCCTCAGAGCAATGTGTCCACCTTGGAGGAAAGGACGgcggaagagagagagaggtggtGGAAGATGGGGCTCAAGGCCATCTCTCAGGGAAAGTTGGCCGTCTTGCTTCTTGCTGGTGGTCAG ggaactcgactcggAAGTTCAGACCCAAAGGGATGCTTCA ATATAGGGCTTCCATCTGGGAAGTCCCTTTTCCAAATTCAAGCTGAGAGAATTTTATGTGTGCAAAAGTTAGCTTCTCAAGATATAAATGAAG ATTCTACTGGTTGTCTACCCATACATTGGTACATAATGACCAGCCCATTTACCAATGAGGCCACCCgtaaatattttgaaactcACAAATACTTCGGTCTTTCAGCAGACCAA ATTACCTTCTTCCAGCAAGGTACCATCCCATGTGTTTCGAAAGATGGTAGGTTCATCATGGAGACTCCAGTCAAG GTAGCTAAAGCACCAGATGGTAATGGAGGAGTATATTCAG CTCTGAAATCCAAAAGACTACTAGAAGATATGGCCGCTAGAGGGGTCAAATATATAGACTGCTATGGAGTCGATAATGCCCTT GTTCGTGTTGCTGATCCCTCCTTCTTGGGTTATTGCATAGACAAGGGCATATCCGCTGCAGCTAAAGTTGTTCGGAAG GCTTACCCTCAAGAGAAGGTTGGGGTGTTTGTTAGACGAGGCAAAGGTGGCCCACTTACTGTGGTGGAGTATAGTGAGCTTGACACAAACCTGGCTTCTGAAATCAATCAAGAAACTGGACGGCTTCGCTTTTGCTGGAGTAAT ATTTGCTTGCATATGTTCACTTTGGATTTTCTCAAGCAAGTTGCAGACGGCCTCGAGAAAGATAGCAT ATATCATTTAGCTGAGAAGAAGATCCCTTCAATACATGGACAAACAGTGGGTCTAAAGTTAGAGCAGTTCATATTTGATGCCTTTCCATATGCTCCCTCCACTGCTCTTTTCGAG GTGTTACGGGAGGAAGAATTTGCACCCGTGAAAAATGCCAATGGGTCAAGTTTTGATACACCAGACAGTGCTCGGCTGCTCGTCCTCCGACTCCACACTCGGTGGGTAGTTGCTGCCGGTGGTTTTGTGACGCATTCAGTTCCCCTATACTCCACTG GTGTGGAGGTATCCCCACTTCGTTCATATACAGGAGAGAACCTGGAGGCTCTCTGCCGTGGAAGAACATTTCATGCCCCTTGTGAGATTACATGTTAA
- the LOC116209234 gene encoding thioredoxin O1, mitochondrial isoform X2, giving the protein MRSRVLRRLINAGGARSARQVAVIGGSGRTLISSCPLRSVLPPTHVSGPAISTSSSFASLFHVRTFSSSSAGNVCLIQSEEQFSSALNKIQDESSPAILYFTAVWCPPCRFMSPVLEELSGKYPHVTTYKIDIDQPRLHFFKDGKKVDEIIGADIERLKYTMERLYE; this is encoded by the exons ATGAGGAGCAGGGTCCTACGTCGGCTGATTAATGCCGGAGGAGCACGCTCGGCAAGGCAGGTCGCTGTCATCGGCGGCAGCGGGAGAACCCTTATCTCTTCTTGCCCCCTTCGCTCTGTACTACCTCCGACGCATGTCTCCGGCCCCGCCATTTCTACTTCGTCGTCCTTTGCTTCTTTGTTTCATGTCCGAACGTTCTCCTCCTCGTCTGCAG GAAACGTTTGCTTGATACAGTCAGAGGAACAGTTCTCTAGTGCACTAAACAAAATTCAAG ATGAGTCTTCACCTGCAATATTATATTTCACTGCAGTGTGGTGTCCTCCTT GCAGGTTTATGTCTCCGGTCCTTGAAGAATTGAGTGGGAAGTATCCTCATGTGACCACATATAAGATTGACATTGATCAG CCAAGACTTCATTTTTTCAAGGATGGAAAGAAGGTGGATGAAATAATTGGTGCTGATATTGAACGCCTGAAGTATACTATGGAAAGACTATACGAGTAG
- the LOC116207260 gene encoding uncharacterized protein LOC116207260: MMMMAGSPKLMKGGGRAEAAGEGRSCDGGGTRPGWLEGVMGPERGFFEGCRHHSDRRKNEKNIFCLRCCLSLCPHCLPAHPSHPLLQVRRYVYHDVIRLGDLGKLIDCSYIQPYTINGAKVIFLNERPQSRSSTNNKGSANICFNCDRILQEPFHFCSLQCKVDHLAYQGEDLSNILRRFDESDFSISQFEGLRMDGSELGEEVEAEAQQHMMSNTAATYSMNILEDQDGDPIDDVLNDSDHHHTDTGGRNMNTGMPKRNKKKGNGMGVGVGVGVASFLMGLFCPWAAGGRGLLIGLLSPN, encoded by the exons atgatgatgatggccGGGAGTCCGAAGTTGATGAAGGGCGGCGGGAGGGCAGAGGCTGCTGGAGAAGGAAGAAGCTGCGACGGCGGCGGGACGAGGCCGGGGTGGCTGGAAGGGGTGATGGGACCGGAGAGAGGGTTCTTCGAGGGATGCAGGCACCACTCGGACCGCCGGAAGAATGAGAAGAACATCTTCTGCCTCCGTTGCTGCCTCAGCCTCTGCCCCCATTGCCTCCCTGCCCATCCCTCCCATCCCCTCCTTCAG GTGAGACGATATGTGTACCACGATGTTATTCGGTTGGGCGATCTCGGGAAGCTCATAGACTGCTCTTATATTCag CCATATACAATTAACGGGGCAAAAGTGATATTCTTGAATGAGAGGCCACAATCGAGGAGCTCAACTAATAATAAGGGCTCTGCCAACATCTGCTTCAACTGTGACAGAATTCTCCAGGAGCCCTTCCACTTCTGCTCCCTCCAGTGCAAG GTGGATCACCTAGCGTACCAGGGGGAAGACCTGTCGAACATCCTGAGGAGGTTTGATGAGTCGGATTTCTCGATCTCACAGTTTGAAGGGTTGAGGATGGACGGATCAGAGCTCGGGGAGGAAGtggaggccgaagcccaacaACATATGATGAGTAACACGGCAGCAACATACTCCATGAACATCCTAGAAGATCAGGATGGCGACCCCATCGACGATGTGCTCAACGATTCGGACCATCATCACACGGACACAGGAGGGCGGAATATGAACACGGGAATGCCCAAGAGGAACAAGAAGAAGGGCAATGGGATGGGAGTGGGAGTGGGAGTGGGAGTGGCTTCTTTTCTCATGGGATTGTTCTGTCCCTGGGCAGCAGGAGGAAGGGGGCTCCTCATAGGGCTCCTTTCTCCTAATTAA
- the LOC116209239 gene encoding uncharacterized protein LOC116209239 codes for MLGIAAVPAGALSAATPAVGTSPLHLSNHWRAKVCTFTSQQQGQASVGGGIIHLQSCLLRSSSPLVKAMAAEKTESHPSASRSRQALISLSDKRDLALLGKGLHELGYTLVSTGGTAAALQTSGLPVTKVEQLTCFPEMLDGRVKTLHPNIHGGILARRDQSHHMEALDKRGIGTFDVVVVNLYPFYDKVTAKGNIEFEDGIENIDIGGPAMIRAAAKNHKDVLIVVDSEDYPALLEFLKGNLEDPHFRRKLAWKAFQHSASYDSAVSEWLWEQTNGEKFPPSFTVPLSLKSSLRYGENPHQKAAFYVDKRIAEVNAGGIASAIQHHGKEMSYNNYLDADAAWNCVSEFKNPTCVVVKHTNPCGVASRSDILEAYRLAVKADPVSAFGGIVAFNVEVDENLAREIREYRSPTDGETRMFYEIVVAPKYSKKGLEVLRGKSKTLRILEASKNERGKLSLRQVGGGWLAQDSDDLTPEEIQFSVVSEKKPTESELSDAEFAWLCVKHVKSNAIVIAKNNCMLGMGSGQPNRLESLRIAMKKSGEEVKGAALSSDAFFPFAWKDAVEEACESGVGVIAEPGGSIRDQDAVDCCNKYGVSLLFTNVRHFRH; via the exons ATGTTAGGCATAGCCGCTGTTCCCGCCGGCGCTCTCTCCGCCGCAACACCCGCCGTTGGGACTTCTCCTCTACACCTCTCAAACCACTGGAGGGCCAAAGTTTGCACTTTTACCTCGCAGCAGCAGGGGCAGGCCTCAGTCGGTGGGGGCATTATTCATCTTCAATCTTGTTTGCTGCGCTCGAGCTCTCCTCTTGTTAAAGCAATGGCTGCTGAGAAGACTGAGTCGCACCCTTCTGCTTCTC GTAGCAGGCAAGCGCTGATATCGTTGTCCGATAAACGTGATTTGGCTCTGTTAGGAAAGGGGCTTCATGAGTTGGG GTATACGCTTGTATCGACCGGAGGGACAGCAGCTGCTCTGCAAACTTCTGGGTTGCCTGTCACCAAAGTGGAGCAACTCACTTGTTTCCCTGAAATG CTTGATGGCCGAGTGAAAACTCTGCATCCTAACATTCATGGAGGAATTCTTGCACGCCGTGACCAAAGTCATCACATGGAAGCGCTTGATAAACGTGGGATTG GTACCTTTGATGTAGTTGTGGTGAACTTGTATCCTTTTTACGACAAAGTTACTGCTAAAGGTAATATTGAGTTTGAggatggaattgaaaacattGATATCGGTGGTCCAGCCATGATCAGAGCTGCTGCTAAG AATCACAAGGATGTCCTAATTGTTGTTGATTCCGAAGACTATCCTGCCCTCCTGGAGTTTCTTAAGGGGAACCTGGAGGATCCACATTTCCGCAGAAAACTAGCCTGGAAGGCTTTTCAACACTCTGCTTCTTATGATTCTGCGGTCTCAGAGTGGCTCTGGGAACAAACTAATGGAG AAAAGTTCCCTCCCAGTTTTACAGTGCCTCTCTCTCTGAAGAGTTCTCTTCGTTACGGTGAAAATCCTCATCAAAAGGCTGCATTTTATGTGGATAAGAGGATTGCTGAGGTTAATGCTGGGGGTATTGCAAGTGCTATACAACACCATGGAAAG GAAATGTCATATAACAACTACCTGGATGCTGATGCTGCTTGGAATTGTGTATCAGAGTTTAAGAACCCGACATGTGTCGTCGTGAAGCACACAAATCCTTGTGGTGTGGCTTCCCGTAGTGATATCCTTGAAGCTTATAGGTTAGCTGTGAAAGCAGATCCAGTTAGTGCCTTTGGCGGTATTGTGGCCTTCAATGTAGAAGTTGATGAG AATTTAGCGAGGGAAATCAGAGAGTACAGAAGTCCAACAGATGGTGAAACTCGCATGTTCTATGAGATTGTTGTCGCACCCAAGTACTCAAAGAAGGGACTTGAAGTGCTCCGAGGGAAATCTAAGACACTGAGGATCCTGGAGGCTAGCAAGAATGAGAGAGGAAAGCTCTCACTGAGACAAGTTGGCGGAGGATGGCTAGCTCAGGATTCCGATGATCTAACACCGGAAGAGATCCAATTCAGTGTTGTCTCAGAGAAGAAACCAACAGAAAGTGAGCTTAGTGATGCTGAGTTTGCTTGGCTTTGTGTTAAGCACGTGAAGAGCAATGCCATTGTGATCGCAAAG AATAACTGCATGTTGGGCATGGGGAGCGGGCAACCGAACCGGTTAGAGAGTCTGAGGATTGCCATGAAGAAGTCTGGGGAGGAGGTTAAAGGAGCAGCATTATCAAGCGATGCATTCTTCCCATTTG CTTGGAAAGATGCGGTGGAAGAGGCATGTGAGAGCGGGGTAGGTGTTATTGCGGAGCCAGGAGGGAGCATCAGGGATCAGGATGCGGTCGACTGCTGCAACAAGTACGGGGTGTCGCTGCTCTTTACCAATGTGAGGCACTTCAGGCACTGA